Proteins encoded in a region of the Bradyrhizobium sp. CB3481 genome:
- a CDS encoding ABC transporter substrate-binding protein, protein MAAVALAAMAGATFATQGLAAPPTSNEIRIGVTSPLTGPASAYGVIAKVIAAYMDKVNAEGGINGRKVNMIIYDDGYEPTKVMEATRKLVEEDQVLFTLATVGTNTNAAIQPYLNSKKVPQLFALSGAAAWDQPQEFPWTMGFLPTYAAEAQIYAQYLLENHPRSRIAVLYQDDGMGKEYLKGLKDGLSGKIPVVAEAPYKVTDANIDPQIAKLKASNADVFIQFTTPKFATMAIRRSVELGWRPNQFVASVSNSYSAVIQPAGAQNAEGLMSAAYRLEGEDSAAAGDAVFREWTAFMQRYVPSVSKVNGQAVLGYLVGRSVVEVLKNCGDDLSRENIMKQARGLKGIQLPMMVQGILINTSPSDHAPIEQMRMMRFTNGQWQHFGPVRSGIDPGAVSDSFKTIFKYGTATKRDLANQLNANTVSLMTGSFGSTYAQVGADLASVLDNGTALRILPVMGRGSVQAVSDILLLRGVDAGIVRKDTLAYLDRKDFAKDIRNQFVYVAKMFNEEMHVLAPRSITNMRDLDGKTVVVDLPDSSTFVTAINVFERLNIRPHLIYQEPRLALDMLRKGEVDAIVAIEGKPLQWLNQVTDRNLHLVPVDYAKNLQEEYLPSKLSSQDYPGLVPEGGFVETISAEAVLASYNWAPNSDRYRRLALLVDTMFDKVAQLQRPPFHPKWKEMALRATVSGWTRFKAAQEWLDRNMPLASGATVSSASAAVPPPPPSAAPAATAFSPQDRDPLYREFLEWRANRSKAGAPR, encoded by the coding sequence GTGGCGGCAGTGGCGCTCGCCGCCATGGCGGGAGCGACGTTCGCCACGCAGGGCCTGGCGGCACCGCCGACCAGCAACGAAATTCGCATCGGCGTCACGTCGCCCCTGACCGGTCCAGCCTCCGCCTATGGCGTCATCGCCAAGGTGATCGCGGCCTATATGGACAAGGTCAACGCCGAAGGCGGCATCAACGGCCGCAAGGTCAACATGATCATCTATGACGACGGCTATGAGCCGACCAAGGTCATGGAGGCGACCCGCAAGCTCGTCGAAGAGGACCAGGTCCTCTTCACCTTGGCGACCGTCGGTACCAACACCAACGCGGCGATCCAGCCCTATCTGAATTCAAAGAAGGTCCCGCAGCTCTTTGCCTTGTCGGGTGCTGCGGCCTGGGACCAGCCGCAGGAGTTTCCCTGGACCATGGGCTTCCTGCCGACTTACGCGGCTGAAGCCCAGATCTATGCGCAGTATCTCCTGGAGAACCATCCGCGGAGCCGAATCGCCGTCCTCTATCAGGACGACGGCATGGGCAAGGAATACCTGAAGGGCCTGAAGGACGGCCTTAGCGGCAAGATTCCGGTCGTGGCCGAGGCGCCCTACAAGGTCACCGACGCCAACATCGACCCGCAGATCGCCAAGCTGAAGGCCTCGAATGCCGACGTCTTCATCCAGTTCACCACGCCCAAATTTGCGACGATGGCAATCCGGCGAAGCGTCGAGCTCGGCTGGCGGCCGAACCAGTTCGTTGCGTCGGTGTCCAATTCCTATTCGGCGGTGATCCAGCCGGCGGGCGCGCAAAACGCGGAAGGCCTGATGTCGGCGGCCTACCGGCTCGAGGGCGAAGACTCGGCCGCGGCCGGCGACGCCGTGTTCCGCGAATGGACCGCCTTCATGCAGCGCTATGTGCCGAGCGTCAGCAAGGTCAACGGCCAGGCCGTTCTCGGCTACCTGGTCGGCCGATCGGTGGTCGAGGTGCTGAAGAACTGCGGCGACGACTTGTCGCGCGAGAACATCATGAAGCAGGCCCGCGGGCTCAAGGGCATCCAGCTTCCGATGATGGTGCAGGGCATCCTGATCAACACCAGCCCATCCGACCATGCCCCGATCGAGCAAATGCGGATGATGCGCTTCACCAACGGCCAGTGGCAGCACTTCGGGCCGGTGCGCAGCGGCATTGATCCGGGCGCGGTCAGCGATTCCTTCAAGACCATCTTCAAGTACGGCACTGCCACCAAGCGCGACCTGGCCAACCAGCTCAACGCCAATACCGTGAGCTTGATGACCGGCTCGTTCGGCTCGACCTATGCGCAGGTCGGCGCCGATCTCGCTTCCGTGCTCGACAATGGCACGGCGCTGCGCATCCTTCCGGTGATGGGCCGGGGCTCGGTGCAGGCGGTCTCGGACATCCTGCTGCTGCGCGGCGTCGACGCTGGCATCGTCCGCAAGGACACGCTGGCCTATCTCGACCGCAAGGATTTTGCCAAGGACATCCGTAACCAGTTCGTCTATGTGGCGAAGATGTTCAATGAGGAGATGCACGTCCTTGCGCCGAGGAGCATCACCAACATGCGCGACCTCGACGGCAAGACCGTGGTGGTCGATCTGCCCGACAGCTCGACCTTCGTCACCGCGATCAACGTGTTCGAGCGTCTCAACATCAGGCCGCATCTGATCTATCAGGAGCCGCGCCTGGCGTTGGACATGCTGCGCAAGGGCGAGGTCGACGCGATCGTGGCGATCGAAGGCAAGCCGCTGCAGTGGCTGAACCAGGTCACCGATCGCAACCTGCATCTGGTTCCGGTCGACTACGCCAAGAACCTGCAGGAAGAGTACCTGCCTTCCAAGCTGTCCTCGCAGGACTATCCGGGCCTCGTGCCTGAGGGCGGCTTTGTCGAGACGATCTCGGCCGAAGCGGTGCTGGCCTCTTACAACTGGGCCCCGAACAGCGACCGTTACCGTCGCCTGGCGCTGCTGGTCGACACCATGTTCGACAAGGTCGCGCAGTTGCAGCGGCCGCCGTTCCATCCGAAGTGGAAGGAAATGGCGCTGCGCGCGACGGTATCCGGCTGGACCCGCTTCAAGGCGGCGCAGGAATGGCTCGACCGCAACATGCCGCTGGCGTCAGGCGCTACCGTCTCGTCGGCATCCGCCGCTGTGCCGCCACCGCCGCCGTCGGCTGCGCCGGCTGCCACCGCGTTCTCTCCGCAGGACCGCGATCCGCTCTATCGCGAATTCCTTGAGTGGCGCGCCAACCGCTCCAAGGCCGGAGCGCCTCGCTAA